The sequence GTTTTTTTTAAGTTCCGCAGGGTTGCAAACCCAGCGGAGCAGGTTTATTAGATCTGCAACATCAATTTCTTAATCACAACCCGTCTCAATGCTGAATAAGTAATTTTTCGCTGTAATAGCTGTTGTTTTTGGTTTTTACTTTTAACAAATATAAACCATTTTCGAGTTCTTGGATGTCTATTGTATTCCCATATCCTGCAAGGGCTTTTTTTCCTTCCATCGTATATATTTCCCAGTTCATTTGATTTTCAAAGTCTATCTGAATGTTTCTTGAAGCAGGATTGGGGTAGACTAAGATTGATCTTTTATGTTTACTATTTTCAAGCCCGAGTAAAGAGCAATTAAGATTAGTTCTTGTAATAGCAAGTTGGGGACCTGAGGGAATGTAAACAAGACTATCCTGTTGATTCAGGTCTACTGTTCCATCATCATACGTAAGGGGTATATCAATACCTGTATTACAATCGCCGCTAATTTTATGACTATGTATTTGTCCAATATATTTCATTTCAGCAGCAGACAGTATGTCATTAAGCATGACAAATACCCTTAATGTGTCTTCGTTTCCAAGAAGTAAAGATCTAAAAGCTAATGAAGTAATTCCATCAGCGGTACTTTGCAAGTCTGGCTCTATAACACCAATAACAAATATCTCGCTATTCAGCATGGATATTGAATCCAGGCAATTGCCATTATAATCGAAATGCCTTAGCCATAAATTGTTATTTGTACTGACCAATGTGCCATTTTCCATTTCTAAATGGTAAATTCCATTTTGATTGATTGTTGCTCTAGAATCAAAATCAAAGGTAGACCACGAGTATGCTTTGGTGAACGCTAAATTAAATGCTTCATCGTAAACTGCCAGATAGTTAACGTAACCCGTATTAGAATTAGGCTGAGGATTTACTCCATCAAATGTTGCGTATGCATGTCCGTTTGCAGCTACAACAACGTGAGTTTGACTACCGTCATGATAACAATTGATGTCATTCACATTTGCATTATGGATTGTATCAATGCTTATGTTGCTGAATCCGTTTTCATCAGCCGTCGATATGATACTATAGTTGAGCCAACTTTCACTTCTGGCTCCGAAAAAAACTTTGTTTAAATATCCATGACTAACACGGGCATCATGTCCGTTCAAGTCTGAATTGTAATCGGTCAGAACTATATTGCCGTTGAGATCTGTAACGATTAAGAAAAAACTGGATGCCGGTATGGTCTCATTTCCTACAGATATTTGATCAAGGCTTTGACCAACAAAATAACAATGCCCAGAGGTATCCAATCCACAATCACTGATGTATGACCAACCTGTAAGTGGGATATCCCACAGAACTTCTCCAATACTATTCATTTTTTTTAAAACGGATTGGCCATAGGAGTAGCTCGCAGCTATTGTGTCTTCGTATATTACAGCTGAATACCGATCACCATTTTGGGTCTTCTGATATGCTGTGATTAAACCAATATTGTCATTATAGACAGTGTCAACAGATGGAAAAAACTGAGCGTATATTATTGAGCTCCAAAAACACAGTACAGAGAATAAAAGTAACTTCATTTCTCAAAAATCGGGAATATTTGCTTTAATTTACAATTTCTTTGAGTTTATTCGTAAATAATGAAATCCTTTCTAGAAGTTATTGTCCTCTTTTAACTTCAATAACATCTATTTTTTCGACAAATATTCAGAAAACACTCTGTTTTCTACATTGAGCAACTTTTTTATAGCGTCCTTTACTATCTTTAATACATGGACTAATCTGAGTTTAAAACTTTCGGAATACCTACTTATATATTTTCATTTTTATACATATACCTTGGTTTAAGTGTATACATATTTCAGGACGGGTCAAATAAAGTACAACGCCCGAAATAAAATAAATGCCTTGCAGTTTCGCAAAGCTTCTGACCGGGGTGTTTCCCTCCAAAGGCGGGTAAATTTTGCGGGTTTTCTTCCTCCAAAGGCGGATAAATTTTAGACTAATTAATAAATAACTCGCAGTTATCGGGCATTTAGCAATTTGTTTGCGAAACAGGCTATCAGACTCATTTATAGCAATAAAACGCCCTCAATTGGCAACCACAGAAATCACTAGAGGCAGGTAAAGGCACTTGTCTCGCCGTAACGCAGTGAAGAAGGATGTGTTTTTATTTGATGTTAGCAGTTTTAATATAATAATCATGATACTTTTCCCCTCCATGTCTGTAAGCGCCGGTATTTTATGTCAATCCCTTTCTCGATTCCTCTCGTCGTCATTTTTCTGTAACAGAGAAATAATTGTTTATCTGACAGCACTTCAAGTCTCCCTTTTTCAATTATACTCTTCTTCCGCTCTTGCGCGTCTTCTATATTGAATCCTAGTTCTTTGATATGAGTCATCAACTCATCAATTTCACCACTTCACCGCAAACACGAAGGTTGGAAACTTTTACTCATCTTCCTTGATAAGAATATATAGAAATGAAAGGATTCATTAGATGACTCTCAGGAAGACCAAAAGAAAATAACAATTTGCGCAGGTCAATTCCTAAGCATTTTTTAAGTCTCGAACATCTGAGGGAACACCACAAAAAATCATTGTTTCACGATAACCTTGGCGTAGCGAAGAGATTGTCCGCTCAGGTTTACGACATATACGCCTGATGGCTCTGTGCTCAAATCAAAATCAACCAGTTGTCCTTGAGCTACTACGTGCTGCTTGAGAATTGACCGTCCCTGTGTGTCCATTACCTCGAGTGTGTAATTACTACCCGTTGGGAAGATACCTCTCGAGTCCAAAAAATACTGTCCCGAAGAAGGGTTAGGATAAACCGCTATCACCTCGGTTATGTCTTCTGCGATTTCTGTTCCAGCACTCAAGATCGCATCTGTAGTGTTCATCACATCATCAAAGTACCAGAATTCTGTACTTGTGGATCCGTGATTATATCTCATCCCAATTTCGTCATAAACATCTGTAGGTGCTTCGCTGAAATCATACACCAATTGAACCCATTGGTTCACGTCATTTGGCCCGTACTCGACGTTAATCCTGAGCTTCTCCTGACCTGTTGTTAGGTCGTCAATCAAGAATCGGACTATTCCAGAACTGCTTGAATAGACTTTCTGAGCCATCAAAGGCCTTAGATCTGTCGGTATTTCATAAACGTTCGCTTCGATTCCTGCATAGTAAGGACTTCCTGGAGTTTTGTTTACCCGGCCCACTAGTGCGCTCGTATTGATTCCAGAAGGAGAAGGATTGGCAACCTCACTCCATACTGCTCCATATCTGGGGATGAAATCCATATCCACTTCATCAAAATCAGCATATACCAATGACTCCTCAACGGCGACCAGCAGTTCGAAAGTGTTAGACCAGCAACTGTTCTCAACTAATACCGTAATCATTGCATCAGCAACCCCGAAGTCTACTTGAATCGAAGGTGTACCTTGTCCTGAAACAATTTCGACATCAGAAGGAACCGTCCAGGAATAGCTTGAACCAGGTATGTCAGCTATGGAGTAAGTTCGATTAGCAGTATTCGGCGGTACGGACGGCTGACCTATAATTCCAATTGTTTGAAGCGAAACTGAGAGAGAGTTTTCAAAACTGGAGCCGCAGGAGCCCATTAAAGAGTAAGTGACATCTCCTGGTTCGCATCCCCATTCTACTGCAATTTGATTGGTTCCTTGTCCGGAAACTATGTTCGCACCTGAGGGTACTTCCCAAGAAAAAGAACCTCCACTAGTCTGCGATACATTAAAAGTAATGTCAGCCTGATTCTCGGTAACCGTAATTGGTCCTGAAATGTCGGGAGTGATGAAACTCTCAACTTCGTATGAAAGAAATACTGTTTCGCAACTTGTTTGCAATTCAAGATCTACGTTACCAGCTGTGCAACCCCAATCCACTGTGATTTGGTGGGTTCCTTGTCCCGATATTATGGATGCATCCTGTGGAACCGTCCAAATGTAATTGGCTCCTTCAATTTCAAATGTGCTGTATTCCAGACCAACGGCTTCAACTATAGGCTGCTCACCTCTGATGGGAAGCCTTTCGGGATGGTTATAAACACGCACGTAATCAACCTCCAAAGTTTGAGGTAGTTCGGTGGTCTCATCTACTGGTCCCGGCCAGTTCCCTCCTAAGGCCAAATTCAAAATAAGATAAAAATCTTCTTGAAAAGGTGCCCATGGACTAAGGATGTCGGGAGTCAACTGGTGGTATTGGATTCCATCAAAGAAAAAGGTGACGGAGTCTGGCTCCCATTCTATACTGTAAATGTGAAAATCATCAGCCAATATTTCATCAGGAGGCAAATTGTAATAGCCTGAAATGAATGTGTGCGGTTCTCCTGTGTGCATTGTTCCAACAACCTGTCCAGGATTACTGCCAATCATCTCCACGATATCTATTTCCCCGCTCTCAGGCCAACCTCCGTAGGTGTCTTCTGTCGATAACATCCAAAAGGCGGGCCAAACTCCTTGGCCCGTAGGGAACTTCATGCGCGCTTCAATGCGGCCATAGCGAAAGTCGCCTTTATTCTTGCTATAGATTTTGGCAGATGAATAGGCAAGCCCTCCGAGCGTATCTTCTTTGCCCGTAATGATAAGCCGGCCATTCTCTAACATAATATTTTCGGGAGAATCCGTATAGTATTGCTCTTCGTTATTCCCAAAGCCACATAGGTCCGGACATCCATCCCCGATTTCGTAACTCCACTGATCACTATTCAATTCGGTGCCGTTAAATTCGTCGGACCAAATAAGTTCCATGCATGCTTGCGCGTGAAGGGTTGCGGGGCTGAGCGCCAATAAATAGCAAAACAGGGAATAGTTACAAAGTTGTCTCATTAGGTTCTTACGTTTCATAAAATGGTTGTTTTTTCTCCTCAAACTAGCAGGATATTTTAGATTCCTATTGCCCTGGTTTTGAATATGGTAAGATCGCTATTGTTCGGTCCCGGTTGGAAGCCCTGTCGAAAACAAACAAATGACCGAGTTAATCAGATACTTTTATCTATTTGCAAAACCTTATTCCTACTTACGAGTTTTGGTTTGACACCAAAGCTATAAAAAAACCACTCGGGATACAGGAAAAAAGGAAATGAGTCGAAAGTGCCTTCATTTTAGCTTGCTCACAACGGTTAGTATAAGAGCAGTAGCGGATTAACTGCTATTAGCTTTCAGATAGTAAGA comes from Cryomorphaceae bacterium 1068 and encodes:
- a CDS encoding T9SS type A sorting domain-containing protein, with the translated sequence MKLLLFSVLCFWSSIIYAQFFPSVDTVYNDNIGLITAYQKTQNGDRYSAVIYEDTIAASYSYGQSVLKKMNSIGEVLWDIPLTGWSYISDCGLDTSGHCYFVGQSLDQISVGNETIPASSFFLIVTDLNGNIVLTDYNSDLNGHDARVSHGYLNKVFFGARSESWLNYSIISTADENGFSNISIDTIHNANVNDINCYHDGSQTHVVVAANGHAYATFDGVNPQPNSNTGYVNYLAVYDEAFNLAFTKAYSWSTFDFDSRATINQNGIYHLEMENGTLVSTNNNLWLRHFDYNGNCLDSISMLNSEIFVIGVIEPDLQSTADGITSLAFRSLLLGNEDTLRVFVMLNDILSAAEMKYIGQIHSHKISGDCNTGIDIPLTYDDGTVDLNQQDSLVYIPSGPQLAITRTNLNCSLLGLENSKHKRSILVYPNPASRNIQIDFENQMNWEIYTMEGKKALAGYGNTIDIQELENGLYLLKVKTKNNSYYSEKLLIQH
- a CDS encoding family 16 glycosylhydrolase, which encodes MKRKNLMRQLCNYSLFCYLLALSPATLHAQACMELIWSDEFNGTELNSDQWSYEIGDGCPDLCGFGNNEEQYYTDSPENIMLENGRLIITGKEDTLGGLAYSSAKIYSKNKGDFRYGRIEARMKFPTGQGVWPAFWMLSTEDTYGGWPESGEIDIVEMIGSNPGQVVGTMHTGEPHTFISGYYNLPPDEILADDFHIYSIEWEPDSVTFFFDGIQYHQLTPDILSPWAPFQEDFYLILNLALGGNWPGPVDETTELPQTLEVDYVRVYNHPERLPIRGEQPIVEAVGLEYSTFEIEGANYIWTVPQDASIISGQGTHQITVDWGCTAGNVDLELQTSCETVFLSYEVESFITPDISGPITVTENQADITFNVSQTSGGSFSWEVPSGANIVSGQGTNQIAVEWGCEPGDVTYSLMGSCGSSFENSLSVSLQTIGIIGQPSVPPNTANRTYSIADIPGSSYSWTVPSDVEIVSGQGTPSIQVDFGVADAMITVLVENSCWSNTFELLVAVEESLVYADFDEVDMDFIPRYGAVWSEVANPSPSGINTSALVGRVNKTPGSPYYAGIEANVYEIPTDLRPLMAQKVYSSSSGIVRFLIDDLTTGQEKLRINVEYGPNDVNQWVQLVYDFSEAPTDVYDEIGMRYNHGSTSTEFWYFDDVMNTTDAILSAGTEIAEDITEVIAVYPNPSSGQYFLDSRGIFPTGSNYTLEVMDTQGRSILKQHVVAQGQLVDFDLSTEPSGVYVVNLSGQSLRYAKVIVKQ